The DNA sequence TGTCAAGTATATCAAGGTATTTGATGAAAAATAGTTTGATTTCCATAGTCAAACTAAGGAAATTGTCTTTTTCTGAACGAAAGTTTAGTGAAAAAAGTGTACACTAAACCAACACCTTATCTGGTGATTTTTTTGATAAGGCGTTACAATGATATGGCATAAACAATTTTACCGATTTTGGGTGGAAGTATAATCATAAAGTTTGTTATGCGTTATGAGGTAATACATTGTTCTAATGAGACGATGTATAGAGGCAATCGTGTGTGGTTTGGTTGAAGTCACTTGCGATTGTCTTTTCCGTTTCTCATAGAAGTCTGCGATATAACAAGGGTTGGTGTGGCTAGGTGAAGCTATATTATGAATGCACTTAAAGAGAATCTTTCTGGCATAGGGATTCCCACGTTTGGTGATGTGTTCCTTGGCTAGAAAGTCCCCAGATTCATAGTGTCTGAGGTCAATGTCAATAAAAGCATTGATTTGATTGGCAGAGTGGAATCGACGAATGTCACCAAGTTCGCCAATAATATTTGTCGCTGTGGTTTCAGCTCTTCCAGGAATAGAGAGAAGAATCTCGTATTCTGGCAAAGGTTGAGCCAATGTTACCATCTCCTCTAAAACACCTTGTCTGCGTTCAGAAAGCCTAAGTAACTTATTTGACCTCTTCCATCATTGAAGAGGTTTTCTTAACTGCACAATAAGACGGATTAGCTAGTTTTGTAAGCTTATCTACTAAGTAAGTCACACGCTTGTCAGAGATGCGTTTTGCTGTAGACTGACGGATGATCGCTGTTAATGCGGCGCCATCTAACTCCAGTACAAAACGATTACATGGAAAAGTCATGACCAAGTTCCAATATTGTTCCCCAGCTGTGTTTTCCAATTCAGGAAAAGTGATCTGTAAAAGCTTGTGCAGACGGTTTTTAGCGCAGACACTATCCTGATAGAAACGGCTGAGGTCGCGTAATTCTTGATAAAGCGCTTCTTGGACATGGCTTGGCTTGCGATTGAGAATGAACTGAGACGTGTATAAGCGTAACTCTTATCCTCAAAGAAGGCTTGAAGACGACGAGAATAGACCCCAGTCGCCTTGAAGACAATCTCTGACTGGTGAACAGTCTTTAAGTCCCCAAGTAGTCGATTAAATCCGATGGCATTATTGGGTATGGTATAGCCATGTATTTTCTCTCCATTGATCAAGATGGCCACTTCTGAACTTGCTTTACTCACGTCAATCCCAAAAACTACTCGCATGATATTACCTCTTTGTCTTGAATGATTCCTTGCTTTAGTGATGTCATTTTCAATACTCGACGTTTTTCGTCCCACATACTTTGATAACATTCTTCTTAAAACAGGTGTCTTATCAGTTTTAGTTATGACGTCTAGCACCAAAGGACTTATCGACTTAACAAGACATCTCTACTTTAACATAATGAAAAAGTAGTGAGTACTTTCTCCCGTCGGAGATTTCCTCACTACTAACCTTAGTATGTTTTAGTTTGATTTTAATTCGTTTGTTGTTGTAGTAATCAATGTAGTCCACAATAGCTTGTTCAAGGTCTTCTAGAGACCTAAAGTGCTTCTCATAACCGTAAAACATCTCCGATTTCAAGATACCAAAGAAGGACTCCAGCATGCCGTTGTCTGGGCTGTTGCCCTTGCGCGACATGGATGGCTGAATTCCCTTACTCTTTAGGAACCGATGATAAGAATCGTGTTGGTATTACCATCCTTGATCACTATGGAGAATCGTATTCTCATAGTATTTCTCTGTAAAGGCCTGCTCCAGCATAGCTTTCACTTGTTCTAAATTAGGAGAACAAGAAAGATTATAGGCGATAATTTCGCTATTAAAGCCATCTAAAACAGGCGATAAATACAATTTCTGTGTGCTATTTGGAATGGCAAACTCTGTCACATCCGTATAGCACTTTTCCATTGGCCTTGATGCTTCAAATTGACGTTGAATCAGGTTGTCTGCTTTCTTACCAATCTCTCCTTGGTAGGAAGAATACTTTCGTTTCCGACGAATTCGAGCACTTAAACCAAGGACCTTCATCAGACGTTGAACTTTCTTATGATTCACTGTAAAACCACGATTTCTTAGTTCAAGAGTAATTCTACGATAGCCATAATTTCCTTTATGGTCATTATAAATGGCCTGAATTTCGATTTTAAGCTCTTTATCTTTGTCAAGCCCATCTAGTTGCTTCAACTGATAGTAGTAAGTTGAGCGAGGTAAACGAGCCGCTTCAAGAAGTAAATCTAGTCGAAATCCTCCTGAAGCCATTTCTCTAACTGTCTCTGCTTTTCTCACTCTAAGGCTTCGTCCCTTTCCTCTAACTCTTTTAACTTTTTTATGTAAGCCACCTCAGTCCGTAAGCGTTCATTCTCCTCTTGGAGTCGCTCTAGTTCTGTCATTTCTTCCCAAGTTTTCTTCCGTTTACGTCCCATTTTAGGTACTCTCCCTCTTATTTTCTCAACAATAGTATACCCGTTTTTCTTGTATTGCGCCAGCCAATTTGAAAGCATTCCTTGGTTTGGGAGGGCATAATCAAGACTAACACTTCTTTGCGAATGTCCTTCCAACAGAACTTTCTCAACCATTTCTTGTTTTAATTCAGGGGAATAGTAACGATTTTTTCCTTTTTTGACGAACTCCATTCCGTAACGATCAATCAATTTAATCATGTATCTAAGATTAGAATTGTTTATCCCAAATTTATTTGAAAGCTTCTCTAAGATATATCCTTGTTTTCTAAGTTCATAGATCTGAACTTTATCTTCATAACTCAATTTCATAATAAAAACACCCCAAAAGTTAGATTTTTTCTGTCTAACTTTTGGGGTGCAGTTCACTAACGGGTGGTTATGATTTTCTTAAATAGCCAAATCAAACTTCAGCTGTGGCTTAACCGGATCATAGTCGACCAACTCAAAGTCTTCCACTTTGATATCAAAGAAATTAGTCCCATCAGGAACATTTAAAACCAAGCGTGGTTGGCAGTTTGACGGCTCACGGCGGAGCAATTCCTCTGCTTGTTCAAACTGATTATCATAGATATGAAGGTTGTTGATAAAGTAGAAGAACTTCCCAACCTTCCAGCCGAAATGCTTGGCAATCATCATCTGCAAAGCTACGTACTGCATAGCGTTAATGTGGTGGGCCACTAGCATATCATTAGAGCGCTGAGTCAAAGTCGCATCCAGATAGAGGTCCCCATCAACCCGACGGACATCAAACATAGTCTGAAAGGCACATGGGAGCAGCCCATCTGTTTCTTCGAAAGCTTGATAGTCCCAGAGGGAGATGATATTGCGACGATTCCAAGGGTTGGCTTCCAACTGTTTGAGAATCTTATTGATGATGTCGTGTTTCTTAACGACTGCCCCATAGCGCTCACCAATGGTTCCCGTATCTCCCACTTCCCAGTCATTCCAGTAGTGAACATTGTACTTGCTATTCAGCACTTCTAGGCTATTAGACTGATCTTGGTAGATCCAGAGTACTTCCTTGATAGCGGATTTGATTGCAATGGGACGCAAGGTTGTGATGGGAAATTCCCCTTTGGCCAAATCATACTCCGCAAAGGCACCCGTTACGTACTTAGAATTGGCAACTGTCCCATCCTTATACTTAGGACGTGCCTGCTCAGAAAAGACACCTTCCTTAAGAATTCGTTCTATATTTTCTTTAAAAATCGTATCAGCTTTTGTCATTTACTCTCACCTCATTTATTGTCCTAACTAGTATAGCATAAAAAATCTTTTCTACATACTCAGATAATCAATGGCCTTTTTATATTTTTCTAATCCTTCCAAATCCTTGTCAGTAATGGTCTCAAGTCTCGATAAATCTGAATTATGTTTTAGGTCAGCTAATTTTACGGCTCTCGCAAGAGGATTGGATTTCACAGTTTTCAGATAGGTTTGATAGTCTTGTCCCTTTTTCTTTGACAAAATCTGAACGGCTGTAACTACTGTCTCTGGTAAACCAGCATTTAGTAACTCTTCAGCAGTAACAGAACTATCCTCAATAACATCATGTAGTAGAGCCACTGCTTTCTCTTCTTCAGAATCAACTTGGCTCGCAACAAAAATTGGATGTTCTATATAATCTATCCCTGCCTTATCAAATTGCCCTCTATGAGCTTCCGTCGCGATAGACAACGCTAATTCAAGCATGGGTTGTTTTGATGTGTTCATCTAGCGATTCCTTCCCAAAATTAAAACCTATTTCGTTTTATTCGACTTTCAAAAAAGAGCTTGATGGATAACCAAGCTCTATTATCAATCTATCTTATTGCAATACAAGTGATGCTGCTCCGATAACTCCAGCGTCATTTCCTAGAGTTGCAAGAGCCAATTTAGTGGATGTGCGTACTTGTGGGAAGGTATTTTCATCATAGATCTTTTGCACGCCTTGGAGAAGGAATTCTCCCGCAGCTGATACTCCACCACCGATAACGATTGTTGATGGGTTTAGGATTGAACCGATATTAGCACACGCAATACCCAAGTAACGTGAGAAGTTACGGTAAACGATCAAGGCAAGGTCGTCCCCTTCTTTTGCGAGGTCAAAGACAGTTTTAGCAGTTACTTCTTCCCCATCGTCAATCAAGCGTTTCAAGGCTGCATCACCTTCGTATTCATCTGCATAACGACGAGTCAGGTTGACAATCCCTGTTGCTGAAGCAACTGTCTCAAGACAGCCTTTTTTACCACAGGTACATGCGATTGGTTGGTCAAAGTCAACAGTGATGTGACCAAGCTCACCAGCAGCACCAGCAACACCGTGAAGCAATTTGCCTTCTGCCACGATACCGCCACCAACACCTGTACCAAGTGTCATAAAGACAACGTCTGGTTGGTTGTCACCTGCACCCATCCAACGCTCACCGAGAGCAGCTACGTTGGCATCATTGTCGATGAAGAATGGGATACCCAAGGCTTTTTCGATTTTTTCTTTAATTGGTTGAAGAGTTTTCCAGTTCAGGTTGTAGGCACCGATAACAGTTCCTTTCTCACGGTCAACCACACCAGGTGATCCCATTCCAATGCCTCGGAAATCTGTAGCAGACAATCCAAGCAAGTCCAAACGATGTTGAATAGACTCAATCATATCATCTACGATATGGCTTCCCTCGTCCAAAATATTGGTCTTGATAGACCATTTTTCTTGGATTTCTCCCTCTTGAGTTAAAATTGCGAACTTAACAGATGTCCCACCAAGGTCAATCCCAATAATCTTTTGACTCATCGTCTTCTCCTTTTTAATTGAAAATGCTTACAGATATAGTATAACAAAATCATTAGATTTGTGCAAAGCTTTGCATGAAAAAGTTACATCTAATAATTAATAACTATTTATCCCCTAGTTTTTGAATTGCATAGTTTACTTCTTCTTTTGTAAATTGTCCAATCCAAGGAGAAGTTAGCCTCTCATAAATTTTTGTCTTTGATAAATTGGTATTCTTTCGGTATTCTCTTGCTTGAGCTAAGGCATTCGCCTTATAGTCTGCTTGCAAATGATTGATAGCATATTGTGCAGTCTCACTATTAAAACCTTCAAAAATTAACATCTCATAAATTCTTTTTTTTGACAAATGAATCCTATTATAAGCTTGTGCTCTCTTTAAAGCTGCTGAGTATGGATTCCCGGCTGCTGGTTTTGGTTGCCACACACCATCGTATCCTACATAGTAACGACCACCATCTACCCATTTATCCCTTACCATTTTGCCTTTAGAATCAACATAGTAACGACCGCCATCTACCCATTCATTCTTGGCCACCTTTCCATCTGATTTATAATAATAGTATCCTACCCATTTATTGCGGGCAATGCTTCCTTCTGGTGTTAAATCTAGTTTTTGAATGGCATAGTTTGCTTCTTCTTTTGTAAATTGTCCAATCCAAGGAGAAGTTAGCCTCTCATAAATTTCTGTCTTTGATAAATTGGCATTCTTTCGGTATTCTCTTGCTTGAATTAAGGCATTCGCCTTATAGTCTGCTTGCAAATGATTGATAGCATATTGTGCAGTCTCACTATTAAAACCTTCAAAAATTAACATCTCATAAATTCTTTTTTTTGACAAATGAATCCTATTATAAGCTTGTGCTCTCTTTAAAGCTGCTGAGTATGGATTCCCGGCTGCTGGTTTTGGTTGTCGCACACCATCGTATCCTACATAGTAACGACCACCATCTACCCATCTATCCCTTGCCATTTTGCCTTCAGAATCAACATAGTAACGGCCACCATCTACCCATTCATTCTTGGCCATCTTACCATCTGATTTGAGATAATATCTACCTACCCATTTATTACGAGCAGAGCTTCCTTCTGCTGTTAGATAATAATAATATGAACCATAGTTTTTATCATAAATCCAGTCACTTTTAACCTTTTTTCCATCAGAATCAACATAATAACGACCACCATCTACCCATTCATTTTTAGCTCTCTTTCCATCTGATTTGAGGTAGTAATTTCCTACCCAGCCAGACTGAACTTTAGATTGTGATTTATCCTGTTTAGGAGTTGTTTCTTTAGCTTTTTCAGTCGGTTTTGGTGCCGGCTTCAGCGCGGGTTTTGGTGCTGGTGTTTTCGGTTTCTCAGCGGGTTTCGGTGCTGGTTTCGGTGCTGGTGTTTTCGGTTTCTCAGCAGGTTTTTGAGCTGGCGTTTTCGGTTTCTCAGCTGGTTTTGGTGCCGGCTTCGGCGCGGGTTTTGGTGCCGGCTTCGGTGCGGGTTTTGGTGCCAGTTTCGGCGCGGGTTTTGGTGCTGGTGTTTTTGGTTTCTCAGCAGGTTTTTGTGCTGGTGTTTTCGGTTTCTCAGCAGGTTTTTGTGCTGGTGTTTTTGGTTTCTCAGCAGGATTTTGCGCTGGTGTTTTTGATTTCTCAGCTTGATTTGACGCCGAAGTTGTATTCTCTTTTACAACCTTACCGTTTTTAGAAACATCCTTTTCTTGAGCAGAAACATGCTGAGCCGAAAAAGGAAAGGCTCCAGTTGTATCTGTAAGTGAAATGAGTCCCAGTGTTGCAGTTGCTAAGCTGGTGACTAAAATTTTTTTTGATTTTTTCATAAAAATCTCCATTGTTTTTAATGATTTATACCTAAAGTATACCATATTCTTTATTTTTCTTTCAAATCAAATATTAAATATTCAGAAATAAATCTAAAACTTAATTGAAAATCTATAGTTATATCACTTCCAACTCATACAAGCCTCTGACTGCATTACAGCCATAGACAGCTTCTGCTTGGTTCAAGTCTGCCAAAGTCAGAATTTTCTCTTCTACCTGTCCTTTTCCTAGCAAATGCTGACGATAGATTCCTGACAAGATGCCAAGATTGATAGGCGGTGTGTAGAGCTTCCCGTCAATTTTCAGAACCAAATTCCCGATAGACGTTTCCAAAAGCTCCCCTGCTGCATTATGGTAAATGATTTCCTGTTTCCCTAGACTTAAGTGTGGTCTGTGAGTTGTTTTAAAGTAGGTAAATGCTTGCTGTAAATCCGCTTTTTGCAGGCAAAGTTTGGCCTGACAGAAGCTTGGACTAAGAGGTGTTAAGATTTGGCGACTGAGTTCTATCTCTCCAGACTTGCTGAGGCTTATTCGCAAACGGTAGTCTTGGTGGGAATCACAAGCTTGGCACTCTTCCTCTATCTTTTGTCTCAGTTCTTCTGGATCAAAAGGATAGGCAAAATAACGACTCGCCTTTGTCAGTCTTTCCAGATGTTGATCTTCAAACAACAGTTGTTTTTGGCTGATTTTTCCAGTTGAAATCAGTTTGAAACGAGCTTGCTTACGATAGAGAACAGCAGCCTTTTGATGAACCTCGCGATATTCAGATTCCCAAGTGCTATCCCATGTAATACCACCACCAACTCCATAGATGGCTTTCCCTTGATGCAGTTGAATCGTCCGAATGGACACATTAAAAATCCGTCGCCCATTTGGAAGCAAGAGGCCAATCGTTCCACAGTAAACTCCACGTGGTTGTGGCTCCAAGTCCTTTATAATCTCCATAGTCGCAATTTTCGGAGCACCCGTTATGGAACCACAAGGAAAGAGTGAGCGAAAAATGGCAACCAAGTCCACACTCGGTCGCAACTGACTCTTGATGGTCGAAGTCATCTGCCAAACAGTCGAATACTGCTCCACCTGGCACAGACGCTCCACGTGCTCACTGCCCACTTCAGAAATACGATTCATATCATTGCGCAAGAGGTCCACAATCATCATATTTTCAGAGCGATTTTTGGGATCCTGTTCTAGCCAACTAGCCAGCTCTAGGTCTTCTTGGTCAGTCACTCCCCGCTGGGTTGTTCCCTTCATTGGACGAGTCGTTAATTCTCGGTCATTTTGCTCAAAAAAGAGCTCTGGACTCATGGAAATCACTGCCATCTCATCATGTTCAACATAGGCATTGTAGCCCGCCTCCTGCTCTACCACCATGCGATTGTAGATAGCAAAAGGATTGGCACTTAAGTCTTGCTTGAGTTGAACAGTGTAATTTACCTGGTAGGTGTCCCCCTGCCGCAAATGATGGTGAATCTGGGCAATAGCCTTTTCATAGTCTGCTGCAGATGTTACTTCCTGCCATTTTGAAGGCAAATCTACTTCCTCATAAGTCAAAGGAATAGGGGATGTTTCCACCCCATCATGAACAGTAAAATATAGCAGGTACTCTGCCAGTAAAGGAGCTTTATGAACTGCTAATTTCTCCTCAAAAGCAGGTGCGGCCTCATAGCTGACATAACCCACGACATAATAGCCTTCCTCTTGGTAGCTTTCCACTTGTGCCAGCAAGTCTGCCACTTCTGCTAAATCTCTCGTTTTTAACTCTTTGATAGGTTGGGTAAAGGTGTATCTCTCCCCCAAAGCCCTAAAATCAATCACTGTTTTTCTATGCATACCTTTAGTATAGCATAAAAAAGCCGACCTAGAACAGCTAAATCAAGCTTTGTTTACTGATTCCTATAACGAAATATCTTCTCTAAGTTACTTTTTTCTACTTTTGGCAATTCTCTATCAGATGGCACTAGTTTTTCTAGTTAAAGAAGGCCTTATTTGGAACACTTTGCACAAAAATTCAACAAAAAAGAACAGAGGAAGTAATGGTTTCTATACCCTTACTCTCTCTGTCTTTTACTGTTCAGAAATTAAAAATTGATTTGAGGTTTTAATGATGCCTACCGTTTCTTTGACATCTAAATCATCCGTATACAGAAAATGACGTTTCTCACTATTCTTAGCTAAGAAGTCATTTCTTGCTTGGATTGATAAATCGCCTGTTCTCTCAATTTCTTTCCGAGAAGAATCCCTATCTTTCAAGGTTTCTTCTTCTGCTATTAGGACACAATATTTTAGCTTAATTTGTTTTTCTTTTAAGAAGGCTGCAATTTTCTTCAGTTGATCTTCAAATATGACATACTCTATCACGACAGTAATGCCACTGTTCAAGAAATTATTGGTCAGACTGATGATATTATCCCAGAACAAATCCATATAAAATCCATCATCTTCCCAAGGAGCTACGAGACCACTTTTTATCATTAAGTAAATCATATCCCCCTCTATAACTGCACTTTTGTCAAAAGAATAAGCCAACTCTTTGCTGACAGTGCTCTTTCCAACACCTGGGGGACCCGAAATGATATAAACACAATTTTCCAAATTTAACCTCTATATACTTGAAATCTATCTCTAACTTATGATCATTCTCAGCCCACTTATGACTTTCTAATAGAATCTTCTGGATACTGCGCACGCGCACCTCCAATTAATTTTGGACGACTTGCGAGAGCCGTTACATGGGCATGCCCAATCTCTCGTAGTACAGGACGAATCGGTACCTGCACATGCTTGACATGCATGCCAATTGCAGTATCTCCGATATCAATCCCTGCATGAGCCACGATAAATTCGACCTCAACTGGATCCTGCATAAACTTAAAGGCAGCTAACTGACCCGAACCCCCTGCATGAAGAGTTGGAAGGACACTGACGATTTCCAGACCAAACTGCTCTGCCACCTGACGTTCAACAACGAGAGCTCGATTGACATGTTCACAACCTTGAACAGCTAGATGAATTCCTTTCCCTCCCAGGATATCTAGGATCGTCTTCACAATGATTTCCCCAATTTCTTGACTGGATTCCTTGCCAATCTGACCACCTATCACCTCACTAGAAGAAAGGCCCAATACAAAGATAGCTCCTTGCTTCAAATTGGCCTTTTCTAATACATCTTCTACAATCTGGCTTGTTGCCCTTTGAATGTCTTTTTCCTTCATACTTGATACCTCTTTTGTCACTATCTATCATATCTTTTTTTACTGATTTTATCAAGGCGAACTGATTATTCTAATTTTTTAAAGCAAAACTCCCAGAATTGACTGGGAGTTAACTAGTTTCTATTCCATTTATGTATATTTCAACTGTCGTACCTTTTGAGGGAATAGAATCAATCTTCATTTGGTAATCTTCTCCAAAATGAAGTTTGAGCCGTTGGTCAACATTTTGAAGACCAACTCCCCCACGTTTGAGCTGACTTTGACTACTATCGCTAGTAGCTTGGAAACCAACACCATCATCCTCAATGCGGATGATTAGTCCTGAATCCTTTTTCTGGACGGAAACTTTAATATGTCCCTGTCCATCTTTCTCCTTGATGCCGTGATAAAGGGCATTTTCTACAAGGGGTTGCAACACCAACTTGGGTAAGACTAGGTTACCAAAGTCAAGTTCTTCATCAATCTCATACTCCAGCTTATCACCATAGCGTTGTTTCTGGATAAAGAGGTACTGGCGGACATGATTGATTTCATCAGAAAGAGAAATCAAGTCCTTTCCTTGATTGAGCGCCAAGCGGAAATAGGTTGCCAAGGACTTGGTCACCTGAACCACTCGCTGACTATCCTGAAACTCAGCCATCCAGATGATAGTGTCCAAAGTATTATAGAGGAAATGGGGGTTAATCTGGCTTGACAAGGCTTGAAGTTCATACTGCCGGGTCGCTTCTTCCTGCCTGCGCACATCTGCCATCAGCTGATCAATCTGATCCAACATGGCATTAAACTGGCGAGTCACTTCTCTCAGTTCATAAGCGCCAGCTTCCTTAGCACGAAGATTTTGTGTACCAGAAGCAATTTTCAGCATGGTTTCTCTCAGGTCCTTCAAAGGGGCAATCCAGCGTTTGAGACTGAACCACACCAAGCAGATACAGGCAAGAAGAGATAAGGCACTAGCAGCAAGAAAGGTCCACATGAGTTGACTCCGAACCTGGTCTAACTTCTCCAACGAAGACACGCCTATAACCGTCCAATCAGTTCCTGCAATCTGTTCCTGACTGACATAGGATTGATGATTCAGCGTATAGCCCTGTCTCGTCTCGATGTAGGGTTTCATTGCCTCCATTTCACTAGACGAGCTATAAACTGTGTGTTGCGGATGGTAGACAAATTCATGGTTTTCATTGATGATAAAGGCAAAGCCCTGCTGGCCCAACTGGAGTTGGTTGAGATAGGCTTCCAAGGTTTCATAAGAAATGTCCAAGCGAAGCACACCAAGATTGGCTCCCTTTGCATCAACCAGTTCTTGAGTGACAGAAATAACCCACTGACTATCCGATTTACGAGCTGGGGT is a window from the Streptococcus oralis genome containing:
- a CDS encoding thymidylate synthase — translated: MTKADTIFKENIERILKEGVFSEQARPKYKDGTVANSKYVTGAFAEYDLAKGEFPITTLRPIAIKSAIKEVLWIYQDQSNSLEVLNSKYNVHYWNDWEVGDTGTIGERYGAVVKKHDIINKILKQLEANPWNRRNIISLWDYQAFEETDGLLPCAFQTMFDVRRVDGDLYLDATLTQRSNDMLVAHHINAMQYVALQMMIAKHFGWKVGKFFYFINNLHIYDNQFEQAEELLRREPSNCQPRLVLNVPDGTNFFDIKVEDFELVDYDPVKPQLKFDLAI
- a CDS encoding HD domain-containing protein produces the protein MNTSKQPMLELALSIATEAHRGQFDKAGIDYIEHPIFVASQVDSEEEKAVALLHDVIEDSSVTAEELLNAGLPETVVTAVQILSKKKGQDYQTYLKTVKSNPLARAVKLADLKHNSDLSRLETITDKDLEGLEKYKKAIDYLSM
- a CDS encoding ROK family glucokinase, yielding MSQKIIGIDLGGTSVKFAILTQEGEIQEKWSIKTNILDEGSHIVDDMIESIQHRLDLLGLSATDFRGIGMGSPGVVDREKGTVIGAYNLNWKTLQPIKEKIEKALGIPFFIDNDANVAALGERWMGAGDNQPDVVFMTLGTGVGGGIVAEGKLLHGVAGAAGELGHITVDFDQPIACTCGKKGCLETVASATGIVNLTRRYADEYEGDAALKRLIDDGEEVTAKTVFDLAKEGDDLALIVYRNFSRYLGIACANIGSILNPSTIVIGGGVSAAGEFLLQGVQKIYDENTFPQVRTSTKLALATLGNDAGVIGAASLVLQ
- a CDS encoding Ltp family lipoprotein, whose translation is MKKSKKILVTSLATATLGLISLTDTTGAFPFSAQHVSAQEKDVSKNGKVVKENTTSASNQAEKSKTPAQNPAEKPKTPAQKPAEKPKTPAQKPAEKPKTPAPKPAPKLAPKPAPKPAPKPAPKPAPKPAEKPKTPAQKPAEKPKTPAPKPAPKPAEKPKTPAPKPALKPAPKPTEKAKETTPKQDKSQSKVQSGWVGNYYLKSDGKRAKNEWVDGGRYYVDSDGKKVKSDWIYDKNYGSYYYYLTAEGSSARNKWVGRYYLKSDGKMAKNEWVDGGRYYVDSEGKMARDRWVDGGRYYVGYDGVRQPKPAAGNPYSAALKRAQAYNRIHLSKKRIYEMLIFEGFNSETAQYAINHLQADYKANALIQAREYRKNANLSKTEIYERLTSPWIGQFTKEEANYAIQKLDLTPEGSIARNKWVGYYYYKSDGKVAKNEWVDGGRYYVDSKGKMVRDKWVDGGRYYVGYDGVWQPKPAAGNPYSAALKRAQAYNRIHLSKKRIYEMLIFEGFNSETAQYAINHLQADYKANALAQAREYRKNTNLSKTKIYERLTSPWIGQFTKEEVNYAIQKLGDK
- the pabB gene encoding aminodeoxychorismate synthase component I, with amino-acid sequence MHRKTVIDFRALGERYTFTQPIKELKTRDLAEVADLLAQVESYQEEGYYVVGYVSYEAAPAFEEKLAVHKAPLLAEYLLYFTVHDGVETSPIPLTYEEVDLPSKWQEVTSAADYEKAIAQIHHHLRQGDTYQVNYTVQLKQDLSANPFAIYNRMVVEQEAGYNAYVEHDEMAVISMSPELFFEQNDRELTTRPMKGTTQRGVTDQEDLELASWLEQDPKNRSENMMIVDLLRNDMNRISEVGSEHVERLCQVEQYSTVWQMTSTIKSQLRPSVDLVAIFRSLFPCGSITGAPKIATMEIIKDLEPQPRGVYCGTIGLLLPNGRRIFNVSIRTIQLHQGKAIYGVGGGITWDSTWESEYREVHQKAAVLYRKQARFKLISTGKISQKQLLFEDQHLERLTKASRYFAYPFDPEELRQKIEEECQACDSHQDYRLRISLSKSGEIELSRQILTPLSPSFCQAKLCLQKADLQQAFTYFKTTHRPHLSLGKQEIIYHNAAGELLETSIGNLVLKIDGKLYTPPINLGILSGIYRQHLLGKGQVEEKILTLADLNQAEAVYGCNAVRGLYELEVI
- a CDS encoding AAA family ATPase, producing MENCVYIISGPPGVGKSTVSKELAYSFDKSAVIEGDMIYLMIKSGLVAPWEDDGFYMDLFWDNIISLTNNFLNSGITVVIEYVIFEDQLKKIAAFLKEKQIKLKYCVLIAEEETLKDRDSSRKEIERTGDLSIQARNDFLAKNSEKRHFLYTDDLDVKETVGIIKTSNQFLISEQ
- a CDS encoding TIGR01440 family protein, with translation MKEKDIQRATSQIVEDVLEKANLKQGAIFVLGLSSSEVIGGQIGKESSQEIGEIIVKTILDILGGKGIHLAVQGCEHVNRALVVERQVAEQFGLEIVSVLPTLHAGGSGQLAAFKFMQDPVEVEFIVAHAGIDIGDTAIGMHVKHVQVPIRPVLREIGHAHVTALASRPKLIGGARAQYPEDSIRKS
- a CDS encoding cache domain-containing sensor histidine kinase, with protein sequence MKRSSLLVRMVISIFLVFLILLALVGTFYYQSSSSVIEASIEGNSQTTISQTSHFIQSYIKKLETTSTSLTQQKDVLAYTENPSQDKVKGIRDLFLTILKADQDLKTVVLVTKSGQVISTDDSVQMKTSSDMMAEDWYQKAIHQGAKPVLTPARKSDSQWVISVTQELVDAKGANLGVLRLDISYETLEAYLNQLQLGQQGFAFIINENHEFVYHPQHTVYSSSSEMEAMKPYIETRQGYTLNHQSYVSQEQIAGTDWTVIGVSSLEKLDQVRSQLMWTFLAASALSLLACICLVWFSLKRWIAPLKDLRETMLKIASGTQNLRAKEAGAYELREVTRQFNAMLDQIDQLMADVRRQEEATRQYELQALSSQINPHFLYNTLDTIIWMAEFQDSQRVVQVTKSLATYFRLALNQGKDLISLSDEINHVRQYLFIQKQRYGDKLEYEIDEELDFGNLVLPKLVLQPLVENALYHGIKEKDGQGHIKVSVQKKDSGLIIRIEDDGVGFQATSDSSQSQLKRGGVGLQNVDQRLKLHFGEDYQMKIDSIPSKGTTVEIYINGIETS